The following proteins come from a genomic window of Pseudomonas putida:
- a CDS encoding HigA family addiction module antitoxin has translation MLKNGMRPIHPGEVLREDYQKEMGLSAAALARALGVATPTVNNILRERGGVSADMALRLAICLDTSPEFWLNLQSAFDLRTAEQQHGDEIIGSVQRLVA, from the coding sequence ATGCTCAAGAACGGTATGCGTCCAATCCATCCCGGTGAAGTCCTGCGTGAGGACTATCAGAAAGAAATGGGCTTGAGTGCTGCCGCGTTGGCAAGGGCACTGGGCGTCGCCACCCCAACTGTCAATAACATCCTGCGTGAACGGGGCGGTGTTTCCGCCGACATGGCACTGCGTCTGGCCATCTGCCTGGACACCAGCCCCGAGTTCTGGCTCAACCTGCAGAGCGCCTTCGATCTGCGCACTGCCGAGCAGCAACATGGCGATGAAATCATCGGGTCGGTTCAACGCCTGGTCGCTTGA
- a CDS encoding ArsC family reductase — protein sequence MTYTLYGIKACDTMKKARTWLEDQAIAYEFHDYKTQGIDRDSLNRWCDEHGWEVILNRAGTTFRKLDDASKADLDQAKAVELMLAQPSMIKRPVLDLGARTLVGFKPDLYAAALA from the coding sequence ATGACCTACACGCTCTACGGCATCAAAGCCTGCGACACCATGAAAAAAGCGCGCACCTGGCTCGAAGACCAAGCCATCGCCTACGAATTCCACGACTACAAGACTCAAGGCATCGACCGTGACAGCCTGAACCGCTGGTGCGACGAGCACGGCTGGGAAGTCATCCTCAACCGTGCCGGCACCACGTTCCGCAAACTCGACGATGCCAGCAAGGCCGACCTCGACCAGGCCAAGGCCGTCGAGCTGATGCTGGCGCAGCCGTCGATGATCAAGCGCCCGGTGCTCGACCTTGGCGCACGCACCCTGGTCGGTTTCAAACCTGACCTGTACGCCGCTGCGCTGGCCTGA
- the dapD gene encoding 2,3,4,5-tetrahydropyridine-2,6-dicarboxylate N-succinyltransferase: MSNTLFSLAFGVGSQNRQGTWLEVFYAQPLLKPSAELVAAVAPILGYEGGNQAITFSNAQAAQLAEAVKGIDAAQAALLTRLAESHKPLVATLLAEDAALASTPEAYLKLHLLSHRLVKPHGVSLAGIFPLLPNVAWTNQGAVDLAELAELQLEARLKGELLEVFSVDKFPKMTDYVVPAGVRIADTARVRLGAYIGEGTTIMHEGFVNFNAGTEGPGMIEGRVSAGVFVGKGSDLGGGCSTMGTLSGGGNIVIKVGEGCLIGANAGIGIPLGDRNTVEAGLYITAGTKVNLLDENNELVKVVKARDLAGQTDLLFRRNSLNGAVECKTHKSAIELNEALHAHN, translated from the coding sequence ATGTCCAATACCCTGTTCAGCCTGGCCTTTGGTGTCGGCTCCCAGAACCGCCAGGGCACCTGGCTGGAAGTGTTCTACGCACAGCCACTGCTCAAGCCGAGCGCCGAGCTGGTCGCCGCCGTCGCGCCGATCCTCGGTTATGAAGGTGGCAACCAGGCCATCACCTTCAGCAATGCCCAGGCCGCGCAACTGGCCGAAGCCGTCAAAGGCATCGATGCCGCCCAGGCTGCCCTGCTGACCCGCCTTGCCGAAAGCCACAAGCCGCTGGTCGCCACCCTGCTGGCCGAAGACGCTGCCCTGGCTTCGACCCCAGAGGCCTACCTCAAGCTGCACCTGCTGTCGCACCGCCTGGTCAAGCCACACGGCGTGAGCCTGGCAGGCATCTTCCCGCTGCTGCCGAACGTTGCCTGGACCAACCAGGGCGCCGTCGACCTGGCCGAGCTGGCCGAGCTGCAACTTGAGGCGCGCCTCAAAGGCGAGCTGCTAGAAGTGTTCTCGGTGGACAAGTTCCCGAAGATGACCGACTACGTGGTCCCGGCCGGCGTGCGTATCGCCGACACCGCCCGTGTGCGCCTGGGCGCCTACATCGGCGAAGGCACCACCATCATGCACGAGGGCTTCGTCAACTTTAATGCCGGCACTGAAGGCCCGGGCATGATCGAAGGCCGTGTCTCGGCCGGCGTATTCGTTGGCAAGGGCTCGGACCTGGGCGGCGGCTGCTCGACCATGGGCACCCTGTCCGGTGGCGGCAATATCGTCATCAAGGTCGGTGAAGGCTGCCTGATCGGCGCCAACGCCGGCATCGGCATCCCGCTGGGCGACCGCAACACCGTCGAAGCCGGCCTGTACATCACTGCCGGCACCAAGGTCAACCTGCTCGACGAGAACAATGAGCTGGTCAAAGTGGTCAAGGCGCGCGACCTGGCTGGCCAGACCGACCTGCTGTTCCGCCGCAACTCGCTCAACGGCGCCGTAGAGTGCAAGACGCACAAATCGGCGATCGAGCTGAACGAGGCGCTGCACGCCCACAACTGA
- a CDS encoding cysteine desulfurase, translated as MFQPSPWRADFPAIAALQRQHQTYLDSAATTQKPQALLDALSHYYGHGAANVHRAQHLPGALATQAFETSRDKIAAWLNAAESRQVIFTHGATSALNLLAYGLEHRFEAGDEIAVSALEHHANLLPWQQLARRRNLRLVVLPLDEHGRIDLDQALQLVGPRTRVLAVSQLSNVLGTWQPLPALLSHARAQGALTVVDGAQGVVHGRHDVQQLGCDFYVFSSHKLYGPEGVGVLYGRAQALELLRHWQFGGEMVQLADYQSASFRPAPLGFEAGTPPIAGVIGLGATLDYLASLDGQAVENHETHLHHHLLRGLADRDGVQVLGTPQAALASFVIEGVHNADIAHLLTEQGIAVRAGHHCAMPLLKGLGLEGAIRVSLGLYNDSDDLQRFFDALDQGLELLR; from the coding sequence ATGTTCCAGCCCTCCCCCTGGCGTGCCGATTTCCCCGCCATCGCCGCACTGCAACGGCAGCACCAGACCTACCTGGACAGCGCCGCCACCACCCAGAAGCCCCAGGCCCTGCTCGATGCCCTGAGCCACTATTACGGCCACGGCGCAGCCAACGTGCACCGTGCCCAGCACCTGCCCGGCGCACTGGCGACACAAGCGTTCGAAACCAGCCGTGACAAGATCGCCGCCTGGCTCAACGCCGCCGAATCGCGGCAGGTCATCTTCACCCACGGCGCCACCTCGGCCCTGAACCTGTTGGCCTATGGCCTGGAACACCGCTTCGAGGCAGGCGACGAAATCGCTGTGAGCGCGCTGGAGCACCACGCCAACCTGCTGCCCTGGCAACAACTGGCGCGGCGGCGCAACCTGCGCCTGGTGGTACTGCCACTGGATGAGCATGGCCGCATCGACCTTGACCAGGCGCTACAGTTGGTTGGCCCACGTACTCGCGTGCTTGCGGTCAGCCAGTTGTCCAATGTGCTCGGCACCTGGCAGCCGCTGCCAGCGTTACTCTCCCATGCCCGCGCCCAAGGGGCGCTGACTGTGGTCGATGGCGCCCAGGGCGTGGTGCATGGCCGCCACGATGTGCAGCAGTTGGGTTGTGATTTTTATGTGTTCTCCAGCCATAAGCTCTATGGCCCGGAAGGCGTCGGCGTACTTTATGGCCGTGCGCAGGCGCTGGAACTGCTGCGCCACTGGCAGTTCGGCGGTGAAATGGTACAACTGGCTGACTACCAAAGTGCCAGCTTCCGCCCGGCACCGCTGGGCTTCGAGGCAGGCACACCACCGATCGCCGGGGTGATCGGCCTGGGGGCGACGCTCGATTACCTGGCCAGCCTCGATGGCCAAGCCGTCGAGAACCACGAGACCCACCTTCACCATCACCTGCTGCGCGGGCTTGCCGACCGTGATGGGGTGCAGGTGCTGGGCACACCACAGGCTGCCTTGGCCAGTTTTGTCATCGAAGGCGTGCACAATGCCGACATCGCCCACCTGCTGACAGAGCAGGGCATTGCCGTACGTGCCGGCCATCACTGCGCCATGCCACTGCTCAAGGGGCTGGGGCTCGAAGGCGCGATTCGGGTATCGCTGGGCCTGTATAACGACAGCGATGACCTGCAACGCTTCTTCGATGCCCTCGATCAAGGCCTGGAGCTGTTGCGGTGA
- a CDS encoding SufE family protein produces the protein MSLPAHAQEALERFEQACGWEQRARLLMQMGEQLEPLSDTQKCENNRVHGCESLVWLVAEQHEGQWQFKASSDARLLRGLLALLLVRVQGLDSRELAALDLREWFTRLGLERQLSPSRSNGLHAVLLRMAELVSGY, from the coding sequence GTGAGCCTGCCAGCACACGCCCAGGAAGCACTGGAGCGCTTCGAGCAAGCCTGTGGATGGGAGCAGCGTGCACGGCTTCTGATGCAGATGGGTGAGCAACTGGAACCGCTGAGCGATACCCAGAAGTGCGAGAACAACCGCGTTCATGGCTGTGAAAGCCTGGTATGGCTGGTAGCTGAACAGCACGAGGGCCAATGGCAGTTCAAGGCAAGCAGTGATGCGCGTTTGTTGCGTGGCCTGCTGGCATTGCTACTGGTGCGGGTGCAGGGGCTCGACAGTCGTGAGCTGGCGGCGCTTGACCTGCGCGAGTGGTTTACCCGGTTGGGGTTGGAGCGGCAATTGTCGCCATCGCGCAGCAATGGCTTGCATGCGGTGCTACTGCGGATGGCCGAGCTGGTTTCAGGCTACTGA
- the tcdA gene encoding tRNA cyclic N6-threonylcarbamoyladenosine(37) synthase TcdA, which translates to MSTEDPRFAGVARLYGDEGLQRLNQAHVAVVGIGGVGSWVAEALARSGVGEITLFDLDDVCVSNTNRQAHALEGQVGRPKVEVMAERLRAINPACTVHAVADFVTRDTMAEYITEQLDCVVDCIDSVMAKAALIAWCRRRKIAIVTTGGAGGQIDPTQIQIGDLNKTFNDPLASRVRSTLRRDYNFSRNVSRNYGVPCVFSSEQLRYPKGDGSVCLQKSFVGEGVRLDCAGGFGAVMMVTATFGMVAASKAVEKLVAGARRPSERVKTE; encoded by the coding sequence ATGAGCACAGAAGATCCACGCTTTGCAGGCGTTGCCCGGCTGTACGGCGACGAAGGGCTGCAACGCCTGAACCAGGCCCATGTGGCGGTCGTCGGTATCGGTGGGGTGGGCTCCTGGGTGGCCGAGGCGCTGGCGCGCAGTGGTGTGGGTGAGATCACCTTGTTCGACCTGGATGATGTCTGTGTCAGCAACACCAACCGCCAGGCCCATGCCCTGGAAGGGCAGGTGGGGCGCCCCAAGGTCGAGGTGATGGCCGAGCGCCTGCGGGCGATCAACCCGGCCTGCACGGTGCATGCGGTGGCTGACTTCGTCACCCGCGACACCATGGCTGAGTACATCACCGAGCAGCTCGATTGCGTTGTCGACTGCATTGACAGCGTGATGGCCAAGGCGGCGCTCATTGCCTGGTGCCGGCGGCGCAAGATCGCGATCGTTACCACCGGCGGAGCAGGTGGGCAGATCGACCCCACACAGATTCAGATCGGCGACCTCAACAAGACCTTCAACGACCCGTTGGCATCGCGGGTGCGTTCAACCCTGCGGCGCGATTACAACTTCTCGCGCAACGTCAGCCGCAATTATGGCGTGCCGTGCGTGTTCTCCAGCGAACAGCTGCGCTACCCCAAGGGCGATGGCAGCGTGTGCCTGCAGAAGAGCTTTGTCGGTGAGGGTGTGCGCCTGGACTGCGCCGGGGGCTTTGGCGCGGTAATGATGGTGACCGCGACCTTTGGTATGGTGGCGGCGAGCAAGGCAGTGGAAAAGCTGGTGGCTGGCGCCCGGCGGCCTTCAGAACGGGTCAAGACCGAGTAA
- a CDS encoding glycosyltransferase, with translation MSSRKFGLNLVIVLAIAALFTGFWALVNRPVSAPAWPEQISGFSYSPFRLGESPQKGQYPSDAEMRQDLEQMNKLTDSIRIYTVEGTQADIPRLAEELGLRVTLGIWISPDLERNEREIATAIELANTSRSVVRVVVGNEALFREEVTPEALIQYLDRVRAAVKVPVTTSEQWHIWKEHPELAKHVDLIAAHILPYWEFVPMKDSVEFVLDRARELKQQFPRKPLLLSEVGWPSNGRMRGGADATQADQAIYLRTLVNTLNRRGYNYFVIEAYDQPWKASDEGSVGAYWGVFNAERQQKFNFEGPVVAIPQWRALAVASVVLAMIALTVLLIDGSALRQRGRTFLTFITFLCGSVLVWIGYDYSQQYSTWFSLTVGVLLALGALGVFIVLLTEAHELAEAAWTHKRRREFLPVQADSAYRPKVSVHVPCYNEPPEMVKQTLDALAALDYPDYEVLVIDNNTKDPAVWEPLKAHCEKLGERFKFFHVAPLAGFKGGALNYLLPHTAKDAEVIAVIDSDYCVDRNWLKHMVPHFADPKIAVVQSPQDYRDQHESAFKKLCYSEYKGFFHIGMVTRNDRDAIIQHGTMTMTRRTVLEELGWAEWCICEDAELGLRVFEKGLSAAYAHNSYGKGLMPDTFIDFKKQRFRWAYGAIQIIKHHAAALLRGKGSELTRGQRYHFLAGWLPWVADGMNIFFTVGALLWSAAMIIVPHRVDPPLMIFAIPPLALFFFKVAKIIFLYRRAVGVNLKDAFAAALAGLALSHTIAKAVLYGFFTSSMPFFRTPKNADSHGLLVAISEAREELFIMLLLWGAAAGIYLVQGLPSSDMRFWVAMLLVQSLPYLAALVMALLSSLPKPEHKMAEPQEA, from the coding sequence ATGTCATCTCGCAAATTCGGCTTGAACCTGGTGATTGTCTTGGCCATCGCCGCACTGTTCACCGGGTTCTGGGCGCTGGTCAATCGGCCGGTTTCCGCACCGGCCTGGCCTGAGCAGATATCAGGTTTCTCGTACTCGCCATTCCGTCTGGGGGAAAGCCCGCAAAAAGGCCAATATCCCAGCGACGCCGAGATGCGCCAAGACCTGGAGCAGATGAACAAGCTGACCGACAGCATCCGTATCTACACCGTCGAAGGCACCCAGGCCGATATCCCGCGGCTGGCAGAGGAGCTTGGGCTTCGCGTCACCCTGGGCATCTGGATCAGCCCGGACCTGGAGCGCAACGAGCGGGAGATCGCCACGGCCATCGAACTGGCCAACACATCGCGCAGTGTGGTTCGCGTGGTGGTCGGCAACGAAGCGCTGTTCCGCGAAGAGGTCACGCCCGAAGCACTCATCCAGTACCTTGACCGGGTGCGAGCCGCAGTCAAGGTGCCGGTAACCACCAGTGAACAGTGGCACATCTGGAAGGAACACCCGGAACTGGCCAAGCATGTCGACCTGATTGCCGCGCACATCCTGCCCTACTGGGAGTTCGTGCCCATGAAGGACTCCGTGGAGTTCGTCCTTGATCGGGCCCGTGAGCTTAAACAGCAGTTCCCGCGCAAGCCATTGCTGCTCTCGGAAGTCGGCTGGCCGAGCAACGGCCGCATGCGCGGCGGCGCCGACGCCACCCAGGCCGACCAGGCCATTTACCTGCGCACGCTGGTCAACACCCTCAACCGCCGTGGCTACAACTATTTCGTCATCGAAGCCTACGACCAACCCTGGAAAGCCAGTGACGAGGGCTCGGTGGGCGCCTACTGGGGCGTATTCAATGCCGAACGTCAGCAGAAATTCAATTTTGAAGGGCCGGTGGTGGCGATACCGCAATGGCGTGCACTAGCGGTCGCCTCGGTGGTATTGGCAATGATCGCCCTGACCGTACTGCTGATCGACGGCTCGGCCTTGCGCCAACGCGGCCGGACGTTCCTCACCTTCATTACCTTCCTCTGTGGGTCAGTGCTGGTGTGGATCGGTTACGACTACAGCCAGCAGTACAGCACCTGGTTCAGCCTGACTGTCGGCGTACTGCTGGCGCTGGGCGCACTCGGCGTGTTCATCGTGCTATTGACCGAGGCGCACGAGTTGGCCGAGGCGGCCTGGACTCACAAACGCCGCCGGGAGTTTCTGCCGGTGCAGGCCGACAGCGCCTACCGGCCCAAAGTCTCGGTGCATGTACCGTGCTACAACGAACCGCCAGAGATGGTCAAACAGACGCTCGACGCCTTGGCCGCGCTGGACTATCCGGACTACGAAGTGCTGGTGATCGATAACAACACCAAGGACCCAGCCGTGTGGGAGCCGCTCAAGGCCCACTGCGAAAAGCTCGGTGAGCGCTTCAAGTTCTTCCACGTCGCCCCTTTGGCCGGGTTCAAGGGCGGTGCGCTTAACTACCTGCTGCCGCACACCGCCAAGGATGCCGAAGTGATCGCAGTGATCGACTCGGACTACTGCGTGGACCGCAACTGGCTCAAGCACATGGTGCCGCACTTCGCCGACCCGAAGATCGCCGTGGTGCAGTCGCCGCAGGACTACCGCGACCAGCACGAGAGCGCCTTCAAGAAGCTCTGCTACAGCGAGTACAAGGGCTTCTTCCACATCGGCATGGTCACCCGCAACGACCGTGACGCAATCATTCAGCACGGCACCATGACCATGACCCGGCGCACCGTGCTCGAAGAACTGGGCTGGGCCGAATGGTGCATCTGCGAAGACGCCGAACTGGGCCTGCGGGTGTTCGAAAAAGGCCTGTCGGCCGCCTACGCCCACAACAGCTATGGCAAGGGCCTGATGCCCGATACCTTCATCGACTTCAAGAAGCAGCGTTTCCGCTGGGCCTATGGCGCCATCCAGATCATCAAGCACCACGCTGCGGCCCTGCTACGTGGTAAGGGCAGTGAGCTGACCCGTGGCCAGCGCTATCATTTCCTGGCCGGCTGGCTGCCATGGGTCGCCGATGGCATGAACATCTTTTTCACCGTCGGTGCCCTGCTCTGGTCGGCGGCGATGATCATCGTGCCGCACCGGGTCGATCCACCTCTGATGATCTTCGCCATCCCGCCTCTGGCACTGTTTTTCTTCAAGGTAGCCAAGATCATCTTCCTTTATCGCCGAGCAGTCGGGGTCAACCTCAAGGACGCATTCGCAGCGGCGCTGGCGGGGCTTGCGCTGTCGCATACCATCGCCAAGGCGGTGCTGTACGGGTTCTTCACCAGCAGCATGCCGTTCTTCCGCACACCGAAAAATGCCGATAGCCATGGATTACTGGTAGCGATTTCAGAAGCGCGCGAAGAACTGTTCATCATGTTGCTGCTGTGGGGGGCGGCAGCCGGGATCTACCTGGTGCAAGGTTTGCCGAGCTCGGACATGCGGTTCTGGGTCGCGATGCTGCTGGTGCAGTCACTGCCATACCTGGCGGCGCTGGTCATGGCTCTGTTGTCGTCATTGCCCAAGCCCGAGCACAAGATGGCCGAGCCCCAGGAGGCTTGA
- the dapE gene encoding succinyl-diaminopimelate desuccinylase, giving the protein MTAPAELSPTLQLACDLIRRPSVTPVDADCQAQMMKRLGAVGFQLEPMRIEDVDNFWATHGNQDGPVLCFAGHTDVVPTGPVQQWQHEPFEALIDADGMLCGRGAADMKGSLASMVVASERFVQDYPNHRGRVAFLITSDEEGPAHHGTKAVVERLIARNERLDWCIVGEPSSTTLLGDVVKNGRRGSLGAKLTVRGKQGHVAYPHLARNPIHLAAPALAELAAEHWDEGNAFFPPTSFQISNLNSGTGATNVVPGDLIAVFNFRFSTESTVEGLQARVSAILDKHELDWSIDWALSGLPFLTEPGELLDAVSASIKGVTGRDTQPSTSGGTSDGRFIATMGTQVVELGPVNATIHQVDERILASDLDLLTEIYYQTLVRLLA; this is encoded by the coding sequence ATGACGGCCCCAGCCGAGCTCTCGCCTACCCTTCAACTGGCCTGCGACCTGATCCGTCGCCCCTCGGTCACCCCTGTCGACGCCGACTGCCAGGCGCAGATGATGAAGCGCCTGGGTGCCGTGGGCTTCCAGCTCGAACCGATGCGCATCGAGGACGTCGACAACTTCTGGGCCACCCATGGTAACCAGGACGGCCCGGTGCTGTGCTTCGCCGGCCACACCGATGTGGTCCCCACCGGCCCGGTGCAGCAGTGGCAGCATGAGCCGTTCGAGGCACTGATCGATGCCGACGGCATGCTCTGCGGTCGCGGCGCCGCCGACATGAAGGGCAGCCTGGCCTCCATGGTGGTCGCCAGTGAGCGTTTCGTGCAGGACTACCCGAACCACCGCGGCAGGGTCGCCTTCCTGATCACCAGCGATGAAGAAGGCCCGGCCCATCACGGTACCAAGGCCGTGGTCGAGCGCCTGATCGCGCGCAACGAGCGCCTGGACTGGTGCATCGTCGGCGAGCCGTCGAGCACTACCCTGCTCGGTGACGTGGTCAAGAACGGCCGCCGGGGCTCGCTCGGCGCCAAACTGACCGTGCGCGGCAAACAAGGCCACGTGGCCTACCCGCACCTGGCGCGCAACCCGATCCACCTGGCCGCGCCAGCGCTGGCGGAGCTGGCCGCCGAACACTGGGATGAAGGCAACGCGTTCTTCCCACCGACCAGCTTCCAGATCTCCAACCTCAACTCCGGTACCGGCGCCACCAATGTGGTACCGGGTGATCTGATCGCGGTGTTCAATTTCCGCTTCTCCACCGAGTCGACGGTCGAAGGCCTGCAGGCGCGGGTATCGGCAATCCTCGACAAGCATGAACTGGACTGGTCGATCGACTGGGCGCTTTCGGGCCTGCCATTCCTGACCGAGCCCGGTGAACTGCTCGATGCCGTGTCGGCCAGCATCAAGGGCGTCACCGGCCGTGATACCCAGCCGTCCACCAGCGGTGGTACGTCCGATGGCCGGTTCATCGCCACCATGGGCACCCAGGTCGTCGAACTGGGCCCGGTCAATGCAACGATCCACCAGGTCGACGAGCGCATTCTGGCCAGCGACCTCGACCTGCTGACCGAGATCTACTACCAGACCCTGGTGCGGTTGCTCGCCTGA
- a CDS encoding putative RNA methyltransferase — MLACPICHAALTRLDNGVVCPAGHRFDRARQGYLNLLPVQHKNSRDPGDNQAMVEARRDFLDAGHYAPVARRLAELATERQPGAWLDIGCGEGYYTAQLAQALPQADGYALDISREAVKRACRREPSVTWMVASMARVPLADASCQFIASVFSPLDWAEAQRLLSPGGGLMRVGPTSGHLMELREVLYDEVRPYADDKHLALVPQGMAHAHSETLEFRLSLAAPKARADLLAMTPHGWRASAEKRARVIDQPEPFDVTVSMRYDYFVRQD; from the coding sequence ATGCTCGCCTGCCCTATTTGCCATGCGGCCCTGACGCGGCTCGACAACGGCGTGGTGTGCCCGGCCGGCCACCGCTTCGATCGTGCCCGCCAGGGTTACCTGAACCTGCTGCCTGTGCAGCACAAGAACAGCCGTGACCCTGGCGACAACCAGGCCATGGTCGAAGCACGCCGGGACTTCCTCGATGCCGGCCATTACGCGCCCGTGGCCCGCCGCCTGGCCGAACTGGCCACCGAGCGCCAGCCCGGCGCCTGGCTCGACATCGGCTGCGGCGAAGGCTACTACACAGCGCAGCTCGCCCAGGCCCTGCCACAGGCTGACGGCTACGCCCTGGACATCTCGCGCGAAGCCGTCAAACGCGCCTGCCGCCGCGAGCCTTCAGTCACCTGGATGGTCGCCAGCATGGCCCGCGTACCCTTGGCCGATGCCAGTTGCCAGTTCATCGCCAGCGTCTTCAGCCCGCTGGACTGGGCCGAGGCCCAGCGCCTGCTGAGTCCGGGTGGCGGCCTGATGCGGGTGGGCCCGACCAGCGGCCACCTGATGGAGTTGCGCGAAGTGCTCTACGATGAAGTTCGCCCTTACGCCGACGACAAACACTTGGCCCTGGTACCGCAGGGCATGGCCCATGCCCACAGCGAGACCCTGGAGTTCCGGCTGAGCCTGGCTGCACCCAAAGCCCGCGCCGACCTGCTGGCCATGACCCCGCACGGCTGGCGCGCCAGTGCCGAGAAACGCGCGCGGGTGATAGACCAGCCCGAGCCCTTCGACGTCACGGTTTCCATGCGTTATGACTATTTCGTGCGCCAAGACTGA
- a CDS encoding cold-shock protein: MSSRETGNVKWFNDAKGFGFIQREGGADVFVHYRAIRGEGHRTLVEGQRVEYSCVQGQKGLQAEDVVGL; encoded by the coding sequence ATGTCGTCTCGTGAGACTGGGAATGTAAAGTGGTTCAACGATGCCAAGGGCTTTGGCTTCATTCAGCGCGAAGGTGGTGCGGATGTGTTCGTCCATTATCGGGCGATCCGCGGTGAGGGGCATCGTACCCTGGTCGAAGGGCAGCGGGTCGAGTACTCCTGCGTGCAGGGCCAGAAAGGCCTGCAAGCCGAGGACGTGGTAGGGCTCTGA